CACCCCAAACCCCTCTCCCTGTGGAGAGGGGCTTTTTTTGTTTTCGGGCTATTTCCCAGAAAATAGGCTAAAAACGAAATGTGACCATTTTACTCTTTCCTTCTTGTCATCTTGGAAGGATCTTGGTGGCGAACTAGAAAGGCGCTTAAGCAACTACAGCTTGCCCACAAGGTCCTTTCAAGATGACAATTTAATACTGTAGGAACTTCACCAAAATGCCTACTCCGTTTACCTTCGTACGCTTACAATACCGCTCCGGCAACTGGGACACCGACCAGCGCATGCCTTCTAACCTGCTACACTCCTTGGTGGAATACACCACCGTGCCCGTAGTAGAGCAGGAGAAGGTCATTTCTCTGGAAAGCGCCGAGTTGTTCCGGTACCCGTTCTGTTATCTGAGCGGGCACAAGTTGGTGCAGTTCAACGCCAAGGAGAAAGCCAACTTTGTGAAGTATGTGCAGAACGGAGGCTTCGTGTTTGTAGATGATTGCAACCATGACATTGACGGGCTGTTTGCGCGGTCGTTTGAGGAGCAGATGCGCGTCTGCTTCGGCCCGAAGGCTTTGAAGAAACTCCCCAACAACCACGCACTGTACAAGTCTTTTTTCAAGTTCGAGGAAGGTCCGCCCACCACATCTTTTGAGCTCAACGGCTGGGGCGATGACCTGGTGCATGATTATCTGAAAGCCTATGAAGTGAACGGAAGAATCGGCGTACTTTACAGCAACAAAGACTACGGCTGTGAGTGGGACTATGACTTCAGGAACAAGCGCTGGCTGGCCGAGGATAACACCAAGTTTGGGGTAAACATTCTCATGTATGCCTTGACCAGTTAGGGCTTTGCCCAATTAGAAATTCTGAATTAGAAATTAGAAATGGTTTTTTAACTGGCGCGAGTCTAAAGACTCGTGACATGGGATGCGAGTAGTCTTCAGACTACCTATTGAAATTATTCCCCTCATCGTGAGT
The nucleotide sequence above comes from Nibribacter ruber. Encoded proteins:
- a CDS encoding DUF4159 domain-containing protein, giving the protein MPTPFTFVRLQYRSGNWDTDQRMPSNLLHSLVEYTTVPVVEQEKVISLESAELFRYPFCYLSGHKLVQFNAKEKANFVKYVQNGGFVFVDDCNHDIDGLFARSFEEQMRVCFGPKALKKLPNNHALYKSFFKFEEGPPTTSFELNGWGDDLVHDYLKAYEVNGRIGVLYSNKDYGCEWDYDFRNKRWLAEDNTKFGVNILMYALTS